Within Alteromonas gilva, the genomic segment CGAATGTCGAAGTCGGCACCGAGTGCTTTTTCAGCGGCTGCGCGGTGTTCAACAATTGCCATCTGACCAAGATAGTAAGACAGTGCCTGACCGGGCCAGGCAATGTAGCGGTCAACCTCGGTGGTGATTTCATGCACCGACAGCGCAGTATTGGCCTTCATAAAATCCTGCGCTTGTTGGCGACTCCAGCCTTTGGCATGAATACCCGTGTCTACCACTAAGCGAGCGGCCCGCCACATTTGATAACTGAGCATACCAAATATTTCATAAGGGGTATGATAAAGCCCCATTTCTTCACCGAGCAATTCTGAATACAACGCCCAGCCTTCGCCGAAGGCCGAAATATAACTTTGGCGGCGGAATTCCGGGATAGCGTTGTTTTCCAGTGACAGTGGCATTTGAAAGGCGTGGCCCGGTGCTGACTCATGTAAGGTGAGTGCCGGCAACGAATAAAGCGGCCGCGACGGCAGATCGTAGGTATTTACCAGATACACCCCCGGACCACCGCGCCCGGCGGTGTAAAAGGGAGCGATATCATCGGGCACGGGAATAATGGCAAATCGTTTGCGCGGCAGATGACCAAACCAATCATCGGCGACCCCGTCAAACTCTTTGGCAGTCCAGGCGGCGCGGTCGAGCAGCGCCTGAGGTGTATCGACGTAAAACTGTTCATCGGTGCGTAAAAAGGTTAAAAAATCCTGCAGATTGCCGTCGAAGCTGACCTCTTTCATGACGTCGTGCATGCGTTGACGAATTTTCGCGACTTCGGCTAAGCCAATCTGGTGGATCTCCTCGGCAGTCAGCGCCAGTGTGGTATATTTTTTAATTTGCGCCTGGTAATACGCCTTCCCATCGGGCAAATCATAGCCGGCTATCGAAGGCTGCGCATTGGGTATGTATTGTTCCTGCAGAAAAGTTAATAATCTTTGATGGGCCGGGATCACGTATTCGGCAATAACCGCCTGTGCTCTGGCTTTCAGCTCAGCGTGTTTAGCACTGCTTATACTGGCCGGGATTTTAGTAAACGGCTGAAAATAGAGGTTGTCTTTGCCTTTGGCGTTAACCACTGAAATGACCGACGCATCACGTCCTTGCAGCGAAATTTCAGGCAGCGTGAACTGACGCGCCAGGCCGAGCCGCATATTGGCAATTTGTTGGTCAAAGTAGCGTGGCATATCCTGCAACCAGGCCAGGTAATTGTCGAAATCCTGCTCGTGGCGGAAGGTTTTACGCGCCTGATACGCCAGATTACTCCAGAATGCTGTATCACCCAGCAGGGGCTTTTCGTAGGTTTTAAACTGCTGATCAGCAATCAGTGTCTCAATTTGCAGGCGGTAAACCGCATAATTCACCTGATTGGCCTCTGATAAGGCGCTGACATCAATGCTATCGAGGGTGTCCAGGGTAGACTGCCAGCGAGCTAAACGTTGTTGCTGCGCGGCAATGCTGACATCAGGCAGACTGGATGAGGCGTAATTGTCATCGGTGTTTTCGTCGCTGGTGCTTTTATTTTGTCGCCAGGCCCATTCCGCCTGGTATAAGGTTTCGAAGCGACTGTTTGCGTTGGTCGCGCTACTATCACCGTGTGCGACGGTCGCTGACGAACAGCTGGTGATCGTTAAACCCGACGCTGCCAACAGGGCTGACAGTGTCATGATTCGTGCAAGGTGGTTGAGTCTGTTCATGCGCTTCTCTTTTATTGCGTCGCTGCTAGTGCTTATGGTTTAACACCTGTATTCGGGCAGTCAGATACGTAATACATTGGTCTTTATACTGCCGTAACACAGCGTGTGGTGCGAGTTAAAACCGTTAACTTGTGCCTAAAAGCAGATCAATAAACGCCCATGCAGGTCTTATCATGGCGTCGAATACGTTATCATAGCGCGCAAGAGTCGCAGATAGACGTGGAGATAGTATGCAACAAGGTATCGGTGGAAAGACCCAGGCACAGGCGCTGGCCACACTGACTGACATGACACAGGGCGCGCTGGCTATTGAGCCTGGCGAGTTTGCCGCGCGTATCGCCCTGGCGCAACGCTTTATGCGTAACAACAACATTGCCGCCATTTACCTGAATGCCGGGACTAACCTGAGTTACTTTACCGGCCTTGACTGGTATGCCAGCGAGCGCCTGGTGGGTGCTATTTTACCCGCCAATGGTGAGGTGGTGTTTATTGCGCCAACATTCGAGATTGCTTCTTTGCAGGAGCGCCAGGTGATCGGTGGCGAGATAGCAGGCTGGCAGGAACACGAAAGCCCCTACGTTCTGGTGGCTGACGTATTGCAAAATATGGGAGTGAAGTCGGGGGATATCGTTGGTGTCGATGAGTCCACGGCGTTCTTTATTGTCGATGGCTTTAATCAGGTATTCCATGACATCAGTATTGTTAACGCCAGCCAGGTCACGGCCCACTGCCGTATGCATAAGAGTCCGGCTGAGCTTGCGCTTATTCAGCGTGCCATGGACATGACCCTGGCGGTACATAAAGCCACGGCCAGCATCTTATATGAAGGTATTACTACCACCGACGTCGAGCAGTTTATTAACGATGCGCACAAAAAAGTAGGCGCCAGCGGCTCGTATTTTTGTATTGTGCTATTTGGTAAAGCCACATCCTTTCCTCATGGTGTTAAGGATCCCCAGGTACTTAAACAAGGTGACCTGGTGCTGATCGATACCGGTTGTAAGCTACACGGTTATTTGTCGGATATTACCCGTACCTATAGTTTTGGCGGCGCTACCGATAAGCAGCGGCGCTTATGGCAGGCCGAAAAAGAAGCGCAGATAGCGGCCTTTAATGCGGCTAAACTTAATGCCCCTTGTGGCGATGTGGATGCCGCCG encodes:
- a CDS encoding DUF885 domain-containing protein, which gives rise to MNRLNHLARIMTLSALLAASGLTITSCSSATVAHGDSSATNANSRFETLYQAEWAWRQNKSTSDENTDDNYASSSLPDVSIAAQQQRLARWQSTLDTLDSIDVSALSEANQVNYAVYRLQIETLIADQQFKTYEKPLLGDTAFWSNLAYQARKTFRHEQDFDNYLAWLQDMPRYFDQQIANMRLGLARQFTLPEISLQGRDASVISVVNAKGKDNLYFQPFTKIPASISSAKHAELKARAQAVIAEYVIPAHQRLLTFLQEQYIPNAQPSIAGYDLPDGKAYYQAQIKKYTTLALTAEEIHQIGLAEVAKIRQRMHDVMKEVSFDGNLQDFLTFLRTDEQFYVDTPQALLDRAAWTAKEFDGVADDWFGHLPRKRFAIIPVPDDIAPFYTAGRGGPGVYLVNTYDLPSRPLYSLPALTLHESAPGHAFQMPLSLENNAIPEFRRQSYISAFGEGWALYSELLGEEMGLYHTPYEIFGMLSYQMWRAARLVVDTGIHAKGWSRQQAQDFMKANTALSVHEITTEVDRYIAWPGQALSYYLGQMAIVEHRAAAEKALGADFDIRHFHDMILQMGSVPLAVLEQRVERFIAEGGPSPYQE
- a CDS encoding M24 family metallopeptidase produces the protein MQQGIGGKTQAQALATLTDMTQGALAIEPGEFAARIALAQRFMRNNNIAAIYLNAGTNLSYFTGLDWYASERLVGAILPANGEVVFIAPTFEIASLQERQVIGGEIAGWQEHESPYVLVADVLQNMGVKSGDIVGVDESTAFFIVDGFNQVFHDISIVNASQVTAHCRMHKSPAELALIQRAMDMTLAVHKATASILYEGITTTDVEQFINDAHKKVGASGSYFCIVLFGKATSFPHGVKDPQVLKQGDLVLIDTGCKLHGYLSDITRTYSFGGATDKQRRLWQAEKEAQIAAFNAAKLNAPCGDVDAAARASLATAGLGPDYNLPGLPHRTGHGIGMDIHEWPYLVKDNPQPLSAGMCFSNEPMIVVPGEFGIRLEDHFYMTDNGPRWFTAPAHSIDNPFSVAAVDDQ